The Deinococcus depolymerans genome includes a region encoding these proteins:
- the prfB gene encoding peptide chain release factor 2 (programmed frameshift), which translates to MQELLEKLASLREYLDIPGKARRLNELDRELSDPELWNNAGRARQVTQEAGTVRRIVEGYTSLESDAQGLSEMLEMADADEREMLAEEQQSIQKRVDDLYRETLFTMKHAETSAIVRVKSGAGGTESMDWAGMLTRMFMRWAERRGYKVDLIDQVDGEQAGVISSEFIIRGDKAFGMMLPEHGVHRLVRVSPFDSNNRRHTSFASVDVVPEVPEEEINIHIPDSDLRRDVFRSQGAGGQGVNTTDSAVRLTHLPTGLAVASQQTRSQIKNHEIALQILKQRLYDIEVKKREDEEAKARGEQKKIEWGSQIRSYVLDKQYIKDHRTGVMKHNPADVLDGDLDDLMWAGLEWLAGKRVAEESGDDE; encoded by the exons ATGCAGGAACTACTGGAAAAACTGGCGTCGCTCCGGGAGTACCTT GACATTCCCGGCAAAGCACGCAGACTGAACGAACTGGACCGCGAACTCAGCGATCCGGAACTGTGGAACAACGCAGGCCGCGCCCGCCAGGTCACGCAGGAGGCCGGGACGGTCCGCCGGATCGTCGAGGGCTACACCAGCCTGGAATCCGACGCGCAGGGCCTGAGCGAGATGCTGGAAATGGCGGACGCCGACGAGCGGGAAATGCTCGCCGAGGAACAGCAGAGCATCCAGAAGCGCGTGGACGACCTGTACCGCGAGACGCTGTTCACCATGAAGCACGCCGAGACGTCCGCCATCGTGCGCGTCAAGAGCGGCGCGGGCGGCACGGAAAGCATGGACTGGGCCGGAATGCTGACCCGCATGTTCATGCGCTGGGCCGAGCGGCGCGGTTACAAGGTCGACCTGATCGATCAGGTGGACGGCGAGCAGGCGGGCGTGATCAGCAGCGAGTTCATCATTCGCGGTGACAAGGCCTTCGGCATGATGCTGCCCGAGCATGGCGTTCACCGCCTGGTGCGCGTGTCGCCGTTCGACAGCAATAACCGCCGCCACACCTCGTTCGCGTCGGTGGACGTGGTGCCGGAAGTGCCGGAAGAAGAGATCAACATTCACATCCCGGACAGCGACCTGCGCCGCGACGTGTTCCGTTCGCAGGGTGCCGGCGGCCAGGGCGTGAACACGACCGACTCGGCCGTGCGCCTGACCCACCTGCCGACCGGTCTGGCCGTGGCGTCGCAGCAGACCCGTTCGCAGATCAAGAACCACGAGATCGCCCTGCAGATCCTCAAGCAGCGTCTGTACGACATCGAGGTCAAGAAACGCGAGGACGAGGAAGCCAAGGCGCGGGGCGAGCAGAAGAAGATCGAGTGGGGCTCGCAGATCCGCTCGTACGTGCTGGACAAGCAGTACATCAAGGACCACCGCACGGGCGTCATGAAGCACAACCCGGCCGACGTGCTCGACGGTGACCTCGACGACCTGATGTGGGCGGGCCTGGAATGGCTGGCCGGCAAGCGCGTCGCCGAGGAGAGCGGCGACGACGAGTAA
- a CDS encoding serine/threonine-protein kinase, which translates to MPDQNTLSTYTLHRVIGRGNTSLVRLATDSRGQQVAVKIPHAETLAVQDSAELFGNEVRLTLQFRHPHLVQGFGGTPFGPQAFLAVQFYPGGALSEQLQRDGTPLSMNGALRILADVASALSYLHHLGAVHQDVKTQNVYVNSEGRAALGDLGNTYFIAQGGKISGSPYYMAPEIYHGESSSAASDVYSLGILAYELLSGERPYHGHTYEELMVAHLTRFPPPLAHLNPQVPRNVARLAELALAKRTGERPSADAMRRALLTALGETPADEVYEAEAPLPEAAGRLVGRHGSGVGRAAPPGPASVPPEPVREEGGSRWNPFRRRK; encoded by the coding sequence ATGCCTGATCAGAACACCCTGTCCACCTACACCCTGCACCGTGTGATCGGTCGCGGGAACACGTCGCTCGTGCGGCTCGCCACCGACAGCCGGGGGCAGCAGGTCGCCGTGAAGATCCCGCACGCCGAGACGCTGGCCGTCCAGGACTCCGCGGAACTGTTCGGGAACGAGGTCCGCCTGACCCTGCAGTTCCGTCATCCTCACCTCGTGCAGGGCTTCGGCGGCACGCCTTTCGGGCCCCAGGCGTTCCTGGCCGTGCAGTTCTACCCGGGCGGCGCGCTCAGCGAGCAGCTGCAGCGGGACGGTACGCCGCTGTCCATGAACGGCGCGCTGCGGATCCTGGCGGACGTGGCGTCGGCCCTGTCGTACCTTCACCACCTGGGCGCGGTGCATCAGGACGTGAAAACGCAGAATGTGTACGTGAACAGCGAGGGCCGCGCCGCCCTGGGCGACCTGGGCAACACATACTTCATCGCGCAGGGCGGCAAGATCAGCGGCAGTCCGTACTACATGGCGCCGGAGATCTACCACGGTGAGAGCAGCAGCGCCGCCAGTGACGTGTACAGCCTGGGCATCCTGGCGTACGAGCTGCTGAGCGGCGAGCGTCCCTACCACGGCCACACGTACGAGGAACTGATGGTGGCGCACCTGACGCGCTTCCCGCCGCCGCTGGCGCACCTGAACCCGCAGGTGCCGCGCAACGTGGCCCGGCTGGCGGAACTGGCCCTGGCCAAACGCACGGGTGAACGCCCGAGTGCCGACGCGATGCGCCGCGCCCTGCTGACCGCGCTGGGTGAGACGCCCGCCGACGAGGTGTACGAGGCAGAGGCGCCCCTGCCGGAAGCGGCCGGCCGTCTGGTGGGCCGTCACGGGAGTGGTGTGGGCCGCGCCGCGCCGCCCGGACCGGCTTCCGTCCCGCCGGAACCGGTGCGCGAGGAGGGCGGGTCGCGCTGGAATCCCTTCCGCCGCCGCAAGTGA